The genomic stretch GCTGTGCCAAAGCAGGTTGCTTTGGGGATAAACAATGATTCTTACATAGAAGTGGTCAGCGGTCTTGAAGAGGGAGAGACAGTGATACTGCCGCCTATTATAGCCAGCACTTCCCAAGAAAATACCCAATCAGGATTTAGATTAGGTGGAATGGGCGGTGGAATGCCTGGAGGGGGAATGGGAGGAAACTTCCAGCAGAGGAACACCACTCGTCAATCCGGGGGCCAACAGAGCGGCAACCAACAATCCGGCAATCAGCAATCCGGCAGCCAGCAATCCGGCAATCAGAGAAGAAACTGATCATAATCGGGAGGATGGACATGATTGAAATATCAAATATGCGAAAAATATATAAAATGGGTGATAATGTAATTAATGCACTAAATGGTATTGATCTTTATATAAATAAGCATGAGTTTGTCGCCATAATAGGGCCCTCCGGCTCAGGAAAGTCAACGCTCATGAACATGCTTGGCTGTCTTGATACCCCAACTTCAGGGACATATACCTTGGATGGCCGTGAGATAAGCAAGCTCAATGATAACCAGCTTGCTGAAATAAGAAATTTTAAAATTGGGTTTATATTTCAAGGTTTTAATCTTCTTCAAAAGCTATCTGCTCTTGAAAATGTGGAACTTCCCCTTATATATCAAGGTATTGGGACCAAAGAGAGGCATCAGCGTTGTAAGGCTGCTTTGGAAATGGTGGGATTGGGCGACAGGCTGCATCACAAGCCCACTGAACTATCCGGAGGCCAGCAGCAGAGAGTTGCCATTGCAAGGGCACTTGTAAGTGATCCGCCGATTATTCTTGCTGATGAACCTACCGGTAATCTGGATACAAAATCCGGGGCTGAAATAATGAATATATTAAGCGTGCTTCACCAAAAGGGGAATACCATTATTCTCATAACCCATGATAATAACATTGCCAATCAGGCAAAGAGACTTGTCAGAATTCAAGACGGAGAAATTATTGAAGACAGGGAGGTGGGATAAATGGGACTCTTTCAAGCATATAAAATGGCAATAAAAAGTATCTTAAGCAACAAGGTAAGGTCTTTTCTTACAATGCTGGGAGTTATTATAGGTGTTGGGTCTGTTATAGCGGCAGTGGCATTTGCCCAGGGCAGTACCAAGAGTATAACCGATCAGCTGCAGGGTCTCGGTACCAATCTGATTTCTATTAACATACAAGGGAGAAACAGTAATAGAAATATAAGCTATGAGGACCTTCAGAAGTTCTCAGAGGAAAACAGCAGTCAAATAGCTGCAGTTGCACCTACTATCAGCAACAACGTCACAATTAAGGTTGGAACTAAAACCAGAAGTACTTCTTTAATAGGTACCAGTCCTGAGTATGAGATAATTAGAAATGTACATGTACAATCAGGCAGGTTTTTATTATCATTTGATCTGGACTACAGGCAAAAAGTTGCAGTAATAGGAACAGCCGTGGCAAATGATGTTTTTGAAGGAAGGAATCCCTTAGGTCAGACAATGAAAATAAACGGCCAAATATATAAAGTGGTAGGGCTCCTTGAGCAAAAGGCAGGTGGACTGGACCAATCAGATGATGATCAGGTCATAATACCCGTAACATCTGCCCAGAGACTTGGCAGATCAGCTACAATCAGTAATTTCCTGGTACAGGCGGCAACACCTGAGTCTGTTCCGATTGTGATGGATAAATTAAATGCATTGCTGCAGAGGATATACAATAACACTAACTCGTACAGGGTGTTTAATCAGGAACAGATGCTTTCAACCTTAAATAATATTACAGGATTAATGATGCTTGTTCTGGGCGGGATAGCAGCTATATCCCTATTGGTTGGAGGTATTGGAATAATGAATATTATGCTTGTATCGGTGACTGAAAGAACCAGGGAAATAGGTATAAGAAAGGCTATCGGGGCCAAACGGCGAAGTATCCTTATACAATTTCTCATAGAAGCTGCCATGGTTACCGGCATCGGGGGAATTATAGGGGTACTAATAGGGCTGGGCATAATTAAATTTGTTATAGGAAATATAGGCAAATTCCAATCTTCCTTCGCAATACAGCCGGTTTACTCTATGGAGTGGATAATTATTTCTTTCGGAATATCTCTTATAACGGGAATTGTGTTTGGACTTTTTCCTGCATATAAAGCTGCTAAACTAAATCCAATTCAAGCATTGAGATTTGAATAAAAACATTTAAAGAATGGAGGATATACCAAATGAAACTACGAGTAACAATGTTTATTATTCTAATATTTATGGCAACATCAACTGTTGCGTTTGCTGAGTTTTCAGATGTTAAGAGTGATGCATCATATTATGATGCCATAAGCAGGCTTTCTGTATTCGGGATCATGAATGGGGATAACTTCAATAAGTTTAATCCTGACAGTATGCTGACAAGGGAGCAATTTGCAAAAATCATAGTTGTAACGGCTGGTCTTGGAGATGATGCCAATTCATTAAAGGGTTCAACTGTGTTTCCAGATATTCCTAACAACAGCTGGGCCAGTGGGTACATAAATGTTGCACTCAGCAAAGGATTTATAACCGGAATGCCGGACGGTAAATTTCACCCATACGATAAGGTGACATTTGCACAGACATGTACAGTTCTAGTAAGGGTTTTAGGGTACACAGATCAGGATTTGAAGGGGTTCTGGCCTGATAACTATATAGAGAAGGCCAAGGTTATAGGTCTCACTAGCGGAGTAAAGCTCCAGGCCATGGACGCAATGCCTAGGTGGGCCGCTGCTGTTATGATAAATTCAATGCTGTCGGCTAGTATAAAAAAGACAAATCCTCAGGAAACGGAAAAAATATTTTCAGAATCTATAGACTTTTACAAGTCATACATAGTACTGGCCAATTCCAAAACTATGGAAAGACTGGCATCAAATCAGATAATGACCGATAAGGGAGTGTTTTACCTGGATGTAAAGGTAAAAGAGCCTGAATTAGGAAGTAAATATGAATTTTATATAAAGGATGACAAAATTACTAGCGTTTTCAACAAGCTCAATAAACTGATTAATTATACTGTAGAAAGTGCTTCGGATACAAAGATTACTTACAAGGATAAGGAGGGCAGGAGCAATTCACTTGTTCTGCCTGACAAAACAACCTATTACTATAATGGAACAAAGCAGACCTATGACAACCTTAAAAACTTGCTTCAGACAAACACATCTATTATTTTTGCTGAAAACAGCAGCCAGGACGGCTATGAATACGCACTTATTTTCGATCCGGTGTATAGTAAGCCAGAGATAGGAAGTAAGCTCGATATTTCCAAGAAAAAGATCGGCAGCATTGCATATGATGACAATCTGCCAATTATAAGAAACAGTCAGATTATAAAGGCTGCAAGTATAGAA from Pseudobacteroides sp. encodes the following:
- a CDS encoding ABC transporter ATP-binding protein — encoded protein: MIEISNMRKIYKMGDNVINALNGIDLYINKHEFVAIIGPSGSGKSTLMNMLGCLDTPTSGTYTLDGREISKLNDNQLAEIRNFKIGFIFQGFNLLQKLSALENVELPLIYQGIGTKERHQRCKAALEMVGLGDRLHHKPTELSGGQQQRVAIARALVSDPPIILADEPTGNLDTKSGAEIMNILSVLHQKGNTIILITHDNNIANQAKRLVRIQDGEIIEDREVG
- a CDS encoding S-layer homology domain-containing protein is translated as MKLRVTMFIILIFMATSTVAFAEFSDVKSDASYYDAISRLSVFGIMNGDNFNKFNPDSMLTREQFAKIIVVTAGLGDDANSLKGSTVFPDIPNNSWASGYINVALSKGFITGMPDGKFHPYDKVTFAQTCTVLVRVLGYTDQDLKGFWPDNYIEKAKVIGLTSGVKLQAMDAMPRWAAAVMINSMLSASIKKTNPQETEKIFSESIDFYKSYIVLANSKTMERLASNQIMTDKGVFYLDVKVKEPELGSKYEFYIKDDKITSVFNKLNKLINYTVESASDTKITYKDKEGRSNSLVLPDKTTYYYNGTKQTYDNLKNLLQTNTSIIFAENSSQDGYEYALIFDPVYSKPEIGSKLDISKKKIGSIAYDDNLPIIRNSQIIKAASIEKYDVCYKISDIWGGNSYILVVDSKVSGKLKGFLPTKVTAKQIQIDTKTYEFGKDMDIGKVRNTSRYNIDDDVIALIGYEGKVVDVIYPYEDSVNYALVLNYSDATAGDSRTIKLLLPNNTTASYKTKDAFSGLKGTLISYNKIDDEYISVSAIEYTSFKDYTINKDDRLIDSYLVTDDVKIYNIMSNNDGSDTQVNILNWSDIPYGNIPAGKIIHINKSGEFGDINIIVASDLLDQKYKLGVVSKISGGRYSIMVDGREYSYNGPVTNAQIGSTTIVSMSGGIDAVLGITYSYNKSTKIQAYDMKRIKINDKVYRFRNDMVIYKKGIDGGITVIGKDDLRTDKTYVDVSLFTDYNNMVKMVLLSEI
- a CDS encoding ABC transporter permease, which translates into the protein MGLFQAYKMAIKSILSNKVRSFLTMLGVIIGVGSVIAAVAFAQGSTKSITDQLQGLGTNLISINIQGRNSNRNISYEDLQKFSEENSSQIAAVAPTISNNVTIKVGTKTRSTSLIGTSPEYEIIRNVHVQSGRFLLSFDLDYRQKVAVIGTAVANDVFEGRNPLGQTMKINGQIYKVVGLLEQKAGGLDQSDDDQVIIPVTSAQRLGRSATISNFLVQAATPESVPIVMDKLNALLQRIYNNTNSYRVFNQEQMLSTLNNITGLMMLVLGGIAAISLLVGGIGIMNIMLVSVTERTREIGIRKAIGAKRRSILIQFLIEAAMVTGIGGIIGVLIGLGIIKFVIGNIGKFQSSFAIQPVYSMEWIIISFGISLITGIVFGLFPAYKAAKLNPIQALRFE